The Malassezia vespertilionis chromosome 2, complete sequence genomic sequence ACCAAGGTTGGGCGTGTGAATGACAAACTCGTCCGAGTTCTCGTCGAGGGTCGCAGTCGTCTGCAGGCCAGCGACGTTGCTACCGTGCTCCAGCTCTGTCATACCAAAGCAACCGTAAAAGTTGCGCAAGTTAATCATGCCCTTCGACACCCAGTAGCCGAACTGGCCCGAGGTAGAGCCAGACCGGACAGCGTTGGTAAAGAGACCAAGATGCACACCAAAACGCGTCCAAAAGGCAGGGTCGGCGACAGCAACGacttgcaggcgcgcgacaaagTCGTCCAGGCTCTCGTTCGCAAAGTTAGCGAGGATGGTGGAAGTCTTGATAAAGGTGCGCTCACGTATTTGTTCCTTTGTCAAATCGTAAATGTCGTCGTTGAAGAAGCGAGGgtcgcgctccatctcgAGCTGGACACGTTCTTTaagcgcaagagcgctTTCGCCACCGTGCACAGCAACAGACATCTAATCAAGTTAATATTTGTATAAGGGTTCACATACATTGTGCACATTGAATAGCGGGTTCTCCCTCTCCTTCCGCATCGTTTCCATGGTCAAATTTTCCATCTTGGTGGCTTCAAAGGTGAGGATGTGGGGAATCTTTCGCAGTTTTTTAAGTAACTGGGCACTTTACAACTGCCGGTCTGGTACCCTTGCTCCGGCGCACCGGCCTCGCACAATGGAGAGCTCCGATTGGGCGAACGGCCACTAAAAAATACCCAATATCTCACTGGCTTGTTTTTTCTACCACAGACCGGCTGTTCGCTCCGCGGACGCAATTGTCGACAATTTGTGCAGTGCTGATTGGACAAGACATAGATTGCACTACCTGCTTGCTAATCAACCAACAAAGAATCTTAGGAGACACCCAAGTGTCGCTTGGATTCTTCGTAGACCACGTAGCTGATCGACACAGCCGGCGCGACCTTTGCCAAGGACGGCACAAGCCCACGGTAAAATCCAGCAGCACCTTCGCGCTTATAGGTCTGTATCGCAGCGTCCATAAAGCTAGTATATCTGTAGTGGTAAGTTTTGTGTGTCGTGCACGTACAATACAGGATGTGCTGGTGTACCAGACGCCTGGAGACGCGTACGAATCAAGTTGAGGGGATACACGGTCGTTGCGCCGATACTTCCCGACAGACTCCCAAACGCGAGCATGGCAAATACCCCGGGCTCTTCTTTGTGTGTGTACTTGAGGTAGAACAGCTTGATTCCTTCAAACGTTGACATGTCGATCGCAGAGTAGGGGAACACGCCGAAAAGACCCGCAGCAAGGCCGCGGTAGTATGCGCGGATACCGCCTTTTGCGTACATTTGCTTTGCCGTCCCCTTAAGAAGCGCCATGCCGTGCAGATtactgctgcgcgactcgctcgACATGAGCCTGGTCTTGAGCGTCTCGATTGGGTATATCGAAAGCTGGCTGGTAATCCCACCGATGCCACCACTCATGAAGCGGCTGAATCCACTAATGTCGCGTGAGTCCGCTACATGGTCATAATGCTTGGCAAACCAGCGCTTCGACATTTCGTAGCTGAAAAACTTGATCGCAGACTCGGGAAAGATCTTGATACAGTTGAGCCCATTTCCAAGCCAAAAACTGCGTAACCCGCCGTCCCTGCATATCACACGCATGGCATACATTATATCGTACATGCTGCTCATCCCCAGTCGCGTGCTGCCGTTGCCTCGCGGCTTTTGCGACGTGATCAAATACACCTTTAAGCGGTCCAACGGTGCCGTTGCTGTGCGACTCACTGCGCCGGCAATGCCACCAGCAAGCAGGAATTTAAGCGCGTGGTGGCCATGAAATGCACTGCTCTCATCCTGCTCGTCCGCGTCGCCGTCATCAGCACCGTTTTGAAGCGCATGCTGTGCAACCTTGGATGCACGGGTACCTGTGCTTTCACCCATCCTGGGCTCCACAGTATTCCCGTGGCTATCTTTTGCATGGCTGTGAAGGTGCTCTTCGCCAGAAAGGCTCACATCGCTGTCAAAGGTGAGGGCCGACGCGCCTCTCGCCGTCTTTCCCCAGCCCGTGCCCAACTCTGCAAAGATGCCTTCGTTGCCGAATAGGCCGACCGCTTTGCGTACCTGATAAAATCGAAAGATTTCCGGTATCGACGGCTTGTGCGGCATCAGGAGCAAATAGTCGCGAAATTCGGGGAACGTGACAtagtgcggcgcattgtgcTGCTCCTTGACGTCGGAAACTCCGCTGGATGCAAGGCAGGCAATAAAGTCGTCCATAACCAGTTCACTaggatgcgctccagcacgcgcaaaCCCAGAACGAATCTCACTTATGTCCAAGACGCCGTCGCGGTTTGTATCCAGTTCTGTGAAGAGCTTGTACAGCTCGCGTTCTTGAAACTCGGCATATGCCAGAAACCCTTCCCATTCCAACTGCCGCTGACGCATGCGCTTCGCCTTGTATTGCGTTTCGTCCGTTTGAGAGGCGGATTGGGTATCGTGGCGCGGCACGTCATGC encodes the following:
- a CDS encoding uncharacterized protein (BUSCO:EOG09262PZ9; COG:F; TransMembrane:2 (i658-676o699-720i); EggNog:ENOG503NVEN), which gives rise to MDSSPSSAGTEEAGRADVEGKQRTTEPVGTKKKAAHLETSIGRHSLSFENIRGQEPPQARLLRLRGLFDLLMDHDSDSALAGGRAKQVWRHTASRARYGAGGCLATGSLSSRPGTVQVAVDSGEQRDTSESKSPSAYLREWFFNVRRQSYANELLGQCRECRAGLERARKELSEAHDNEQASRKSWLTRQKQAHNTSDATAATRAWQSLLYFTHDGEGTSLLSRFFGTKSAPLMMRLESGWKGSRVWGLSATEEENKHDVPRHDTQSASQTDETQYKAKRMRQRQLEWEGFLAYAEFQERELYKLFTELDTNRDGVLDISEIRSGFARAGAHPSELVMDDFIACLASSGVSDVKEQHNAPHYVTFPEFRDYLLLMPHKPSIPEIFRFYQVRKAVGLFGNEGIFAELGTGWGKTARGASALTFDSDVSLSGEEHLHSHAKDSHGNTVEPRMGESTGTRASKVAQHALQNGADDGDADEQDESSAFHGHHALKFLLAGGIAGAVSRTATAPLDRLKVYLITSQKPRGNGSTRLGMSSMYDIMYAMRVICRDGGLRSFWLGNGLNCIKIFPESAIKFFSYEMSKRWFAKHYDHVADSRDISGFSRFMSGGIGGITSQLSIYPIETLKTRLMSSESRSSNLHGMALLKGTAKQMYAKGGIRAYYRGLAAGLFGVFPYSAIDMSTFEGIKLFYLKYTHKEEPGVFAMLAFGSLSGSIGATTVYPLNLIRTRLQASGTPAHPVFFMDAAIQTYKREGAAGFYRGLVPSLAKVAPAVSISYVVYEESKRHLGVS